GTCAACCGAAGTCTCGGCCGTTTGGATTGGTCGGTCATCGACCCGATGAAGGTTCGAGTATCGAAGGGCGCAAGCCACTTTTTCACGGGGTCTGAGTACTTCTGGAGTCGCACCCGTAGCCACGTATGGTGTGAGTCTCAGTTCGAGCGCGACGAGTTGATGTGGCTCGATTTCGGCGGGCAAGTAGCAAAGGTGTGGTCGCAGCCATTTGGCGTGGTGTTCGGCGTTCGCTCGCCGATGGCGGGTCACTGGCACGTGCCGGATTTCCTATTGCAGATGTCGGACGACTCCTACGCCGTTCGAGACGTGAGGCCAAAGGAACGCATCGACAAGTCTGCGCAACTGCAGTTCGATGAAACCGCGGTTGTGTCGGCAACGCTCGGCTGGCACTATCAGGTACTTTCCGGCCACAGCATCCATGCGACCCGCGTGGTCGAATGGTTGTCGGCGTCGCGTCATGACCGTTGCAGGCCGCCTGCTGACGTCGAGGACAGGATCCTCGACGCGGCAACTGACAGCAAGACTCGCCGGGAGTTGTGCGAGCTGGCATCACCAGATTGCCCACCTCTTGCCTGCGCATGGGTTGACAACCTCGCCTGGCGCAGACTTCTCGCGCTCGATCTGTCTGCGGTCTTCAATAGCAACGCGCTACTGACTACCGCACGTCGGGAGAGAACGGATGCGATCAGTGTCTGACGAGAGCAAGCTGAAACTCGGGGACTCTTTCGACATTGACGGCGAGATCTGGGTCTGGGCCCACATCATCCCCGGCCTAGAGGTGAAGCTCCGGTCCGAGAACGCACCCGATCGACACCTCATCATGTCCGTAGACGAGTTCCTGCGCCATGCCGGCACGGCTCAACGCGAGCGCGCGGTATCGCTTCGTCCGGACGGGGACGCGTGGCCGACCAACGTGTGCGATATGGAGGCCCATCTCCTTGAGGCGTTCACCGGGAGACCAATGGATCCGTTGGCTTCCACTCCTCGGGCGCAGTATGACCCTGCGCTGACGACTCAGAACGCACGCGTTGACGCGAAGCTGCTGGAGTTGAAAGGCACGTCACTGGGGCGAGCGCGCAGTACCTTTCACCTCCTATGGAAGACCTACCAGCAAGACGGTGCAGCGGGGCTGAATGCCCGCATGCACCGGAAGGGCGAGCAGCGACTCGCCATCAGCCGGGCAGATCCGCGGCTGGTGACGATCATCGATCGATTCCTCGATCGCCAGACGGACAAGGCCACGAGTAGCAAAAAGCGTTGCGCTGTCTTGGTGAGGCGAGCGCTCGAGACAACCTACCCGGGCGACCCCATTTGTGAGATCAAGGCTCGCACCCTCCAGGGCTACATCAACGAGCGGGCTGCAGGCCGTTACAGCTTCGACAAAGCGACCACCCGGAGAAACACCGACAACAGCCCAAAGCGTCAGTACCACTCCGGAGCTGCCTATCAACTTGGAGAGCGATGCGAGATCGATTCAACGGACCTCGACGTTCTCGTTTGGGATGAGACCAGTGAGTTCCGTCCGAAACTCACCGTGCTTCTCGACGTCGCCAGCCGAGTGCCGCTCGCTTGGGCGATCCACGCGGATAGCCCTGGCGGATTCGATCATGCGCTCCTGCTCGCCCGAGCCATCATCGGGCGCAAAGCCGTGCCTGGTTCGGGCGCTGCCACTCTCTCGGGGTCAGCCGCCTTGCCTTCCGCGCTGATGAAGCAGGTGAACCCCTACCTCAGCGACGAGTCTCTGGCTCTCCCATGGATCTTTCCGCGATCAATCACCATCGACGGCGGAGCTGATTTTCGGTCCCGCACGTTCAGAGATGCCTGCCGTGCGTACGGAATCCACAGGGAGCTCGCGCCCTCCGGAACGCCGACGGTGAAGCCACATGTTGAACGCAACTTCGGCACCCTCTCATCAGATTTCGCCGCATGGTTGGCCGGTTTCGTGGGGAACTCCGTGGCGCATCGAGGCGCCCGCGACAACCCCACGCTCACCTTGGACTCGCTCCGGCTCATCCTGGACAGTTGGATATCCAACATCTACCTGAACAAACCGCACCAGGGCCTGAAGTCGACGAGCTCCCCCGGACGGATCTTCACCCCGAATCAGATGTACACCGAACTCTTCAGCGTCGGGCCTGGCGTCCCAGTGCCTTTCGGAGTCGAGGAGTACCTCGCCCTGTTGCCGACCGAACGTCGCATGATCGGTCGTGCAGGGATCGATCTCCACAATCGCCGCTACGACTCGCCCGACCTGGAGGACCTCCGCAGTCGCTCCCTCACGGGCGCTGAACCGGGATCCGCGAGAGCGAGGAAGTTCCCGGTGAGCTTCGACCCCTACAACGCGAATGCCGTCTGGGTACGTCACCCGGAAACCGGCTTGTGGATCGAGTGTTGGGACGTCGCTCTGCGAGAGAAGACGGCACCGATGGTCGCCGAGATCGACATGAAACTCCTTACCCGATACCCCGACGCCGCTATCGACGATCCCGATCGCCGCCGGGAGTGGATCGATCATGTCGAAAGCCGCGAGCGAGGAGACAAGCGCAAGCGCACCCAACACAAGCGAGAGCAACAGCGCCTCAAGGTCGAAGCTCAACGCGAGTCAGGCCCCTCGACAACGACACCGATCCCATTACGGCAATGGGCCAAACCCGTCGACATCAGCACCATCGATTGGACGTCCCCCGACATACATCTCGCTCAAGCAGAGGAGCTTGATCCATGAAGATCACCCCACTCGTCCTCCACCATGACCGCAAGACCAGCCTTGCAGGGCTTCGAGAAGCATTCGACGCCGAGCCCGCATCGCCGCCGAAGATCACCTTCCGGCAGTACACAGATCTGGATAGTGAAGCCGAGAGCTATACGACCAAGCTCGCGAAGACTTCTCCGGCTGACGTTGAGGGTGAAGACGCGGGGCAGCGTGGCGACGGGGACGAGGTGAGCTGTCGGCGCGCGATGCGGGGCATCGGCAGTCGAAGATGCTTCTCGAAGCCCCTGCAAGGCTGGGTTCCTTGCGGTCCATGGTGGTGAGGACGAGTGGCGGCATTGAAGGTGTCTTCATGGATCAAGCTCCTCTGCTTGAGCGAGATGTTATGTCGGGGACGTCCAATCGATGGTGCTGATGTCGACGGGTTTGGCCCATTGCCGTAATGGGATCGGTGTCGTTGTCGAGGGGCCTGACTCGCGTTGAGCTTCGACCTTGAGGCGCTGTTGCTCTCGCTTGTGTTGGGTGCGCTTGCGCTTGTCTCCTCGCTCGCGGCTTTCGACATGATCGATCCACTCCCGGCGGCGATCGGGATCGTCGATAGCGGCGTCGGGGTATCGGGTAAGGAGTTTCATGTCGATCTCGGCGACCATCGGTGCCGTCTTCTCTCGCAGAGCGACGTCCCAACACTCGATCCACAAGCCGGTTTTCCGGGTGACGTACCCAGACGGCATTCGCGTTGTAGGGGTCGAAGCTCACCGGGAACTTCCTCGCTCTCGCGGATCCCGGTTCAGCGCCCGTGAGGGAGCGACTGCGGAGGTCCTCCAGGTCGGCGAGTCGTAGCGGCGATTGTGGAGATCGATCCCTGCACGACCGATCATGCGACGTTCGGTCGGCAACAGGGCGAGGTACTCCTCGACTCCGAAAGGCACTGGGACGCCAGGCCCGACGCTGAAGAGTTCGGTGTACATCTGATTCGGGGTGAAGATCCGTCCGGGGAGCTCGTCGACTTCAGGCCCTGGTGCGGTTTGTTCAGGTAGATGTTGGATATCCAACTGTCCAGGATGAGCCGGAGCGAGTCCAAGGTGAGCGTGGGGTTGTCGCGGGCGCCTCGATGCGCCACGGAGTTCCCCACGAAACCGGCCAACCATGCGGCGAAATCTGATGAGAGGGTGCCGAAGTTGCGTTCAACATGTGGCTTCACCGTCGGCGTTCCGGAGGGCGCGAGCTCCCTGTGGATTCCGTACGCACGGCAGGCATCTCTGAACGTGCGGGACCGAAAATCAGCTCCGCCGTCGATGGTGATTGATCGCGGAAAGATCCATGGGAGAGCCAGAGACTCGTCGCTGAGGTAGGGGTTCACCTGCTTCATCAGCGCGGAAGGCAAGGCGGCTGACCCCGAGAGAGTGGCAGCGCCCGAACCAGGCACGGCTTTGCGCCCGATGATGGCTCGGCGAGCAGGAGCGCATGATCGAATCCGCCAGGGCTATCCGCGTGGATCGCCCAAGCGAGCGGCACTCGGCTGGCGACGTCGAGAAGCACGGTGAGTTTCGGACGGAACTCACTGGTCTCATCCCAAACGAGAACGTCGAGGTCCGTTGAATCGATCTCGCATCGCTCTCCAAGTTGATAGGCAGCTCCGGAGTGGTACTGACGCTTTGGGCTGTTGTCGGTGTTTCTCCGGGTGGTCGCTTTGTCGAAGCTGTAACGGCCTGCAGCCCGCTCGTTGATGTAGCCCTGGAGGGTGCGAGCCTTGATCTCACAAATGGGGTCGCCCGGGTAGGTTGTCTCGAGCGCTCGCCTCACCAAGACAGCGCAACGCTTTTTGCTACTCGTGGCCTTGTCCGTCTGGCGATCGAGGAATCGATCGATGATCGTCACCAGCCGCGGATCTGCCCGGCTGATGGCGAGTCGCTGCTCGCCCTTCCGGTGCATGCGGGCATTCAGCCCCGCTGCACCGTCTTGCTGGTAGGTCTTCCATAGGAGGTGAAAGGTACTGCGCGCTCGCCCCAGTGACGTGCCTTTCAACTCCAGCAGCTTCGCGTCAACGCGTGCGTTCTGAGTCGTCAGCGCAGGGTCATACTGCGCCCGAGGAGTGGAAGCCAACGGATCCATTGGTCTCCCGGTGAACGCCTCAAGGAGATGGGCCTCCATATCGCACACGTTGGTCGGCCACGCGTCCCCGTCCGGACGAAGCGATACCGCGCGCTCGCGTTGAGCCGTGCCGGCATGGCGCAGGAACTCGTCTACGGACATGATGAGGTGTCGATCGGGTGCGTTCTCGGACCGGAGCTTCACCTCTAGGCGGGGATGATGTGGGCCCAGACCCAGATCTCGCCGTCAATGTCGAAAGAGTCCCCGAGTTTCAGCTTGCTCTCGTCAGACACTGATCGCATCCGTTCTCTCCCGACGTGCGGTAGTCAGTAGCGCGTTGCTATTGAAGACCGCAGACAGATCGAGCGCGAGAAGTCTGCGCCAGGCGAGGTTGTCAACCCATGCGCAGGCAAGAGGTGGGCAATCTGGTGATGCCAGCTCGCACAACTCCCGGCGAGTCTTGCTGTCAGTTGCCGCGTCGAGGATCCTGTCCTCGACGTCAGCAGGCGGCCTGCAACGGTCATGACGCGACGCCGACAACCATTCGACCACGCGGGTCGCATGGATGCTGTGGCCGGAAAGTACCTGATAGTGCCAGCCGAGCGTTGCCGACACAACCGCGGTTTCATCGAACTGCAGTTGCGCAGACTTGTCGATGCGTTCCTTTGGCCTCACGTCTCGAACGGCGTAGGAGTCGTCCGACATCTGCAATAGGAAATCCGGCACGTGCCAGTGACCCGCCATCGGCGAGCGAACGCCGAACACCACGCCAAATGGCTGCGACCACACCTTTGCTACTTGCCCGCCGAAATCGAGCCACATCAACTCGTCGCGCTCGAACTGAGACTCACACCATACGTGGCTACGGGTGCGACTCCAGAAGTACTCAGACCCCGTGAAAAAGTGGCTTGCGCCCTTCGATACTCGAACCTTCATCGGGTCGATGACCGACCAATCCAAACGGCCGAGACTTCGGTTGACCGGTGCGAACGAGACGCTATCCGCGTAGCCGGATGCGGAACGATGATCGCGCGGCACCCAGTGCAGCTCCGAGCCCTTCGAGAATCGTCGCCGTGCGATCAACCGTGCAATCTCAGCTGGCTTCATCACCACTCCAAGGAAGGCGGAGTACCTGAGTAGGCACATCGTTGTCGCCTGCGCCCAGGATCCGCCGGGTCGGCTTTGCCTGGCTCCCGACACACCGGTATGGCTCGGATTAGAGTTCGATCTGATGTCCGGCAACGACCGAACGAGAACACTGATGCCACCGCCGAGCAATCTGCAACGCTGAGACGGTGTGCAGGCGGTCGTCGTCGGAATTGCGTTGGAATGACGCAGTTGGCCTTCAGCTGACACGTCATCCTCCCGGAGGTGCTCTGTGTGTCAGCAGACCGAAGTTGCCGACGCGGCGACTTGCCCTGGCGGACGTCGGAAGCGGTAAGAGGCCCGCAGGACGGTGGCCCGGTTCGGCGGACGCATAGGGGATCTGCGTAGAGTGCGAGATGTGCCTCGAAATCCTCGCTTTCGCACCATTCGTGGTGCGATCGGAGCCATGCTCGCCGCGGTGTTCGCCATCGGTCTGAGCGGGTGTGCGCCGGATCCGGTCAGCGATTCCTTCCTCAAGGGTGAGAACACCGGGTATGTGGCCGCTGGCGGCGCGATCGTCGAGATCCCGATCGACGAGCGGAGCGAACCGGTCGACTTCAGCGGCATCACTGAAACTGGTGATGATTTCGACAGCGCAGACAACGCCGGCAAGGTCACGGTGGTGAACTTCTGGTACGCCGGGTGCGCGCCGTGCCGCATCGAGGCGAAGGATCTCGAAAGCGTCTGGCAAGAATACGGCGGCGAGGATGTAGCTTTCATCGGCATCAATACCCGCGACCAGGCCGACACTGCCCAGGCTTTCTCTCACGAGTTCGGCATCACCTACCCGAGCCTGATCGACGTGAACACGGCCGAGGCGAAACTCGCTTTCTCCGAGGTCGTGCCGATCCAGGCGACACCGACGACTCTCGTGCTCGACAGGCAGGGCCGTGTCGCCGCCCGCATCATCGGACCCATCGACGGCACCTCGATCCTCGACGCTCGTCAAGGACGCTCTGGCGGAGACACCGTGAACGCCGACACCATCATCGGGTCCGGTGCGCTCTGGCTCGCAGTCCCCGTCGCGATGCTCGCTGGCCTCGTGTCGTTCTTGTCGCCCTGCGTGCTCCGCTGGTCCCCGGCTACCTCGGCTTCCTTGGCGGGGTGGTCGCGCCGGACTCGAAGGGTCGCGCGACGAACGCAGTCGCGCCCCAGCGCCGTCAGCTCGTAGTCGGCGTACCGCTGTTCATCCTCGGCTTCAGCGTCGTCTTCGTTCTCATCACCGCGCTGGGCGGCACGGCCGGCGTGTTCTTCCTACGCTGGGGCGACCTGGTCACACGCATCCTCGGAGTCGTCATCATCCTGATGGGGCTCGTCTTTCTCGGGTTGTTCAATTTCGCCCAGCGGGAGGTCCGCTTCCACGTCGGCTCCCGGGCCGGAATCGCAGGGCGCCGCTACTTGGAGTGGCACTTGGTATCGGCTGGGCACCGTGCATGGGTCCGACGCTTGCCGCGATCATCGCGCTTTCGTTCAATGCTGGCGACCCTGTCCGTGCCGGCTTCCTCGGCCTCGCGTATTCGCTCGGCCTCGGCATCCCGTTCCTGTTGGTCGCATTCGGGTTCGGTTGGGCGGCGAAGACGGTCGAGTTCCTCCGTCGTCACATCCGGGTGGTGAACGTATGCGGAGGCATACTGCTGATCGTCCTCGGAATCCTGATGGTGACAGGGCTGTGGACCGACATCATGTCGCGGCTGACGGCGGTGATGGGTAGCGTCATTCTCCCTCTCTGAGATCCCTAGCAAGGATGTCGCGAGTGACGACTGGAGCAGCCCTCTCTACCCAACTGGTCATTGTGGGTGGCGCCACTTCGTGCTCCCATGTCGGAGCCTTAGATATAGACGCCGCGGTCTTCCATGAATCGGACGGGGTTGGTGTAACCACCATTGATGTAGACCTCGAAATGCAGATGGCAACCGAAGGAGCGTCCAGTGTCACCCGCGTAAGCGATGACCTGGCCCGAATTGACCCATTGCCCCCTGCCAACGAGGATGCCACTGGGTTTGATGTGCGCGTACCCGGTGCTGACGCCCCCGCCGTGTTGGATGCGGACGTAATTGCCGTAGTTGCCGTTCGCGCCGGCGTAGTCCACTGTTCCGGAGTTGGCGGCGTAGATCGCCGCTCCGCAGCCATTGGCCATGTCCGCGCCGTAGTGGTAGCTTCGAGGAGCAGCCCTGCGAACCGCAGATCGGGGTCCGCGGGCCGTAGCTTGAACTTCGGCCGCCCCCGTGGGGCCGGACCCAACCGCCGCTACCGGCAGAGCCTCCGCCGCCGCCGTTGCCGCCACCGTTGGCTGCCGCTTCCGCGGCTTTCGCGTTCGCGACGGGCGCGCTCTTCGGCCTCGCGCGCGGCCACACCCGACTGGTAACCAGCGACAGTCTGCGTGGTGGTGTCTTTCAGCGCGGCGAGCTGCGCCTGCATTCGTCTCGAGGTTCGCGGCTTGCTCGTCGAGCGCGGCCTGTGCGGCGTCGGCCGCTTCTTGTGCCGCAATCATCTTCTGCTCTGCGACCTGCTGCAGGGCGGTCTCGTTCGTCGCGGGCAACCTTCGCCTGATCGGTCAGCGATTGGGCGGTGTTGCGCGCCGAGATTGCGCCATCGTAGACCGACCGGTTGTACTCGAGAAGCTTGTCCATGGTGCCCAGGCGTGACAGGAGCTCATCGGCGTTGGCCGCGGAACCGGAGAAGAACAGTTGCAGTGCTGAATCATCTCCACCGTTGCGATACAGCTGTGCCGCAACTTGACCGGCCCTGCGCGCAGAGGTTTCGGCAATCGCTGATTGTTCGTCCGCCTGCGCCTGCAGGCTCTGAGCTTCCGTGATCGCAGCGAAGTACTCCTGCTGCGCTGCATAGAACTCGTCGGAGGCTGTATCGGCAGCAACCTGAGTCTCAGCGACCTTCCGCGTCAAGGACTGGATCAGCCCTTCGATTCGGGTGATCTCGGCAGCCTTGGCAGCTTCGTTGTTCTTGGCGCGTTGCACATCGTCCCAACTCGGGTACGACGCAGCGTACGCCGCTGAGTCGCCGGAGCCGATGCCGAGTGCAGCGAATGCAGCGACACCGAGCGCGCCGAGCCCGAAAGCGCCACGTCGAGTAACACTCAGCTTCCAGAACGAGTCGCGTTCGGCGGGCGTGGGTGCACAACCGCATTCTTCAGCCGCCTCCGTAGCCGCAGAGACGAGTCGTCCGTTCACTGTGCCCTCTCCTCGAGCTCGGCTTCGTGGATTCTGCTGCCATGGGCGCGCAGATTGGCCACGCTTGCATTGCCCGCCGTCTGGTCCATCGGCCGTACGTGGCCGCCGAAGTCGCGCCGACTCGCTCGTGATCTCTGATCAGTGGCCCATATCTGTCGCATCGAATTCGAGTTCGACTGTCCTGACACGAAGTTCACGCTTTCGGGTCCGTGTGGATGTCGGGCTCACCTTGTTGTGTTTGTTCTTTTTCACTTGCCGTACGACAACGGTGGTGGCGATCACCGCGGCACCTATGACAGCCACGGCGATGATGAGCGGGATCGCGATCGAAGCCACCTCGTTCTCGCCTGCGGATGCCGCCGGGGCAGGGGTGTCCGCTGCGGGAGGTTCGGTAGTTGGCCACAGCAGAGGGCGACGCCTTTGCCGGTTGCATCCGTGATTGTTCGTTCCCGCATGCTGGTTGGTCCCATCCCAGCCCTGGCTCGATGCCGGTGGGAGCGTACGTGAACGTGAAGCTCTCGGATATGGGGTGACCGTCGCTGGAGACGGCGTTCCAAAGCACGGTGTAGACGCCGGGTTCTCCGAGTGCGACCGGGGTGGTGAGGATGTTGCGGTCGATGGTGGAGCAGCTGGATTCGTAGAAGAGGCCGTCGGGTCCTTGCACTTGGGCGAAGCTTGCCTGGCTGAAGTCAATGAGTTCCCCGCTGAACGTGAGAGCGACGTCGTCGAGTTGGGTGACGGTTTCGTCTGCCCCGGGCACGGTGTCCAGGAGGTTGTCGTGCGCGAGAGCTGCGGGGGCCGGTGCGGCCACGATTCCCAGTGCGATGAGGGCAAGAAGTGTGCTGGCGAGCCAGCGGTGCGGTGGGTGGAGGTCACGGGCGTGGGTC
This genomic interval from Microbacterium hydrocarbonoxydans contains the following:
- a CDS encoding TnsA-like heteromeric transposase endonuclease subunit, translating into MKPAEIARLIARRRFSKGSELHWVPRDHRSASGYADSVSFAPVNRSLGRLDWSVIDPMKVRVSKGASHFFTGSEYFWSRTRSHVWCESQFERDELMWLDFGGQVAKVWSQPFGVVFGVRSPMAGHWHVPDFLLQMSDDSYAVRDVRPKERIDKSAQLQFDETAVVSATLGWHYQVLSGHSIHATRVVEWLSASRHDRCRPPADVEDRILDAATDSKTRRELCELASPDCPPLACAWVDNLAWRRLLALDLSAVFNSNALLTTARRERTDAISV
- a CDS encoding Mu transposase C-terminal domain-containing protein, whose translation is MSDESKLKLGDSFDIDGEIWVWAHIIPGLEVKLRSENAPDRHLIMSVDEFLRHAGTAQRERAVSLRPDGDAWPTNVCDMEAHLLEAFTGRPMDPLASTPRAQYDPALTTQNARVDAKLLELKGTSLGRARSTFHLLWKTYQQDGAAGLNARMHRKGEQRLAISRADPRLVTIIDRFLDRQTDKATSSKKRCAVLVRRALETTYPGDPICEIKARTLQGYINERAAGRYSFDKATTRRNTDNSPKRQYHSGAAYQLGERCEIDSTDLDVLVWDETSEFRPKLTVLLDVASRVPLAWAIHADSPGGFDHALLLARAIIGRKAVPGSGAATLSGSAALPSALMKQVNPYLSDESLALPWIFPRSITIDGGADFRSRTFRDACRAYGIHRELAPSGTPTVKPHVERNFGTLSSDFAAWLAGFVGNSVAHRGARDNPTLTLDSLRLILDSWISNIYLNKPHQGLKSTSSPGRIFTPNQMYTELFSVGPGVPVPFGVEEYLALLPTERRMIGRAGIDLHNRRYDSPDLEDLRSRSLTGAEPGSARARKFPVSFDPYNANAVWVRHPETGLWIECWDVALREKTAPMVAEIDMKLLTRYPDAAIDDPDRRREWIDHVESRERGDKRKRTQHKREQQRLKVEAQRESGPSTTTPIPLRQWAKPVDISTIDWTSPDIHLAQAEELDP
- a CDS encoding TnsA-like heteromeric transposase endonuclease subunit, translating into MKPAEIARLIARRRFSKGSELHWVPRDHRSASGYADSVSFAPVNRSLGRLDWSVIDPMKVRVSKGASHFFTGSEYFWSRTRSHVWCESQFERDELMWLDFGGQVAKVWSQPFGVVFGVRSPMAGHWHVPDFLLQMSDDSYAVRDVRPKERIDKSAQLQFDETAVVSATLGWHYQVLSGHSIHATRVVEWLSASRHDRCRPPADVEDRILDAATDSKTRRELCELASPDCPPLACAWVDNLAWRRLLALDLSAVFNSNALLTTARRERTDAISV
- a CDS encoding M23 family metallopeptidase; the protein is MANGCGAAIYAANSGTVDYAGANGNYGNYVRIQHGGGVSTGYAHIKPSGILVGRGQWVNSGQVIAYAGDTGRSFGCHLHFEVYINGGYTNPVRFMEDRGVYI
- a CDS encoding coiled-coil domain-containing protein; translation: MNGRLVSAATEAAEECGCAPTPAERDSFWKLSVTRRGAFGLGALGVAAFAALGIGSGDSAAYAASYPSWDDVQRAKNNEAAKAAEITRIEGLIQSLTRKVAETQVAADTASDEFYAAQQEYFAAITEAQSLQAQADEQSAIAETSARRAGQVAAQLYRNGGDDSALQLFFSGSAANADELLSRLGTMDKLLEYNRSVYDGAISARNTAQSLTDQAKVARDERDRPAAGRRAEDDCGTRSGRRRTGRARRASREPRDECRRSSPR
- a CDS encoding copper resistance CopC family protein; the encoded protein is MLAILTGFSVLHTKRNNRPTDSTPCPPDERTHARDLHPPHRWLASTLLALIALGIVAAPAPAALAHDNLLDTVPGADETVTQLDDVALTFSGELIDFSQASFAQVQGPDGLFYESSCSTIDRNILTTPVALGEPGVYTVLWNAVSSDGHPISESFTFTYAPTGIEPGLGWDQPACGNEQSRMQPAKASPSAVANYRTSRSGHPCPGGIRRRERGGFDRDPAHHRRGCHRCRGDRHHRCRTASEKEQTQQGEPDIHTDPKA